A genomic segment from Streptosporangium roseum DSM 43021 encodes:
- a CDS encoding DUF4349 domain-containing protein — protein sequence MSRFRYSRRLAVPLVGLALLVSACGGTGGFSTSDSAPAPAAGRQTKDSDGESGAGESPARPRAPKTQTEQVKVVPQDRAIIYTAEMTVRAKNVTGAADRARQIVTAAGGHLAMEKSDAYSGGEGSAMLVFKIPPGGYPGVLERLGRELGTRESLQQNTEDVTEQVADVESRLRSARSALDSLRALLKKADTIGEVLDVEREISGRESDLEALQARQKTLASQTSLATLTLNLVGPATVIPEEEDEPSGFLGGLRAGWKGFVTALKIGLTVLGVLLPWLIVIVPLWLLVAFMLRRSRKNGARSAPSQPLTAAFGGPAGSPGGQGPRRVSDGPERERPSGQDQALDGLWQDQAPEGPGQARPSGQDQAPAGPGQARPSGQDQAPGGPGRDRGPEGPGQARPSGQDRTPDGP from the coding sequence ATGAGCAGATTCCGGTACAGCCGGCGCCTCGCGGTCCCGCTGGTGGGTTTGGCGTTGTTGGTGTCCGCCTGCGGAGGCACTGGCGGATTTTCGACCTCCGACTCCGCCCCCGCTCCGGCGGCCGGCAGGCAGACGAAGGACTCGGACGGGGAGTCCGGCGCGGGCGAGAGCCCCGCGCGGCCCAGGGCGCCGAAGACGCAGACCGAACAGGTGAAGGTGGTCCCGCAGGATCGGGCGATCATCTACACGGCGGAGATGACGGTCCGGGCCAAGAACGTCACCGGGGCGGCCGACCGGGCACGGCAGATCGTCACAGCCGCCGGCGGCCATCTGGCCATGGAGAAGTCGGACGCCTACTCCGGCGGCGAGGGCTCCGCGATGCTGGTCTTCAAGATCCCGCCCGGGGGCTATCCCGGCGTGCTGGAGCGCCTGGGCAGGGAGCTCGGCACGCGCGAGTCACTCCAGCAGAACACCGAGGACGTCACCGAGCAGGTGGCTGACGTGGAGAGCCGGCTGAGGTCGGCGAGGTCGGCGCTCGACTCGCTGCGCGCGCTGCTGAAGAAGGCCGACACGATCGGCGAGGTGCTGGACGTCGAGCGGGAGATCTCCGGCCGCGAGTCCGATCTGGAGGCGCTCCAGGCCAGGCAGAAGACGCTCGCCTCGCAGACGAGCCTGGCGACGCTGACGCTGAACCTGGTGGGCCCGGCGACGGTGATCCCCGAGGAGGAGGACGAGCCGTCCGGTTTCCTCGGCGGCCTGCGGGCCGGCTGGAAGGGCTTCGTCACGGCCCTCAAGATCGGGCTGACGGTCCTGGGCGTTCTGCTCCCCTGGCTGATCGTGATCGTCCCGCTCTGGCTGCTGGTGGCCTTCATGCTCCGCCGCAGCAGGAAGAACGGCGCCCGGTCGGCGCCGTCGCAGCCGCTCACGGCCGCTTTCGGCGGACCGGCGGGGAGCCCCGGCGGCCAGGGTCCCCGGCGGGTCTCCGACGGCCCCGAGCGGGAGCGGCCCTCCGGGCAGGATCAGGCTCTGGACGGTCTCTGGCAGGATCAGGCTCCCGAGGGACCCGGACAGGCACGACCCTCCGGACAGGACCAGGCTCCCGCCGGTCCCGGGCAGGCACGGCCCTCCGGGCAGGACCAGGCTCCGGGCGGACCCGGACGGGATCGGGGCCCCGAGGGACCCGGACAGGCACGGCCCTCCGGGCAGGACCGGACCCCGGACGGACCCTGA
- the hemE gene encoding uroporphyrinogen decarboxylase → MTPELADSPFLRACRRLPVSRTPVWFMRQAGRSLPEYRAVRGEVPMLTACATPELIVEITMQPVRRYGVDAAIFFSDIVVPLKAIGIDLDIKPGVGPVVAEPIRDAAAIETLRPIEPGDVSYVTEAVRALTGELGPTPLIGFAGAPFTLASYLIEGGPSKNHDHTKAMMYGEPRLWHAMMERLTGITLEFLRIQIAAGASAVQLFDSWVGAVAPEDYREFVLPHTSRIFAGLADLDVPRIHFGVGTGELLALLGEAGADVVGVDWRVPLDEAARRVGPGKALQGNLDPATLFAPWEVVERRAADILARGAKAEGHIFNLGHGVPPSTDPDQLARLTDFVHRASAR, encoded by the coding sequence GTGACTCCCGAGCTTGCCGACTCTCCGTTCCTGCGCGCCTGCCGCCGCCTGCCCGTCTCCCGCACGCCCGTGTGGTTCATGCGCCAGGCCGGTCGCTCGCTGCCCGAATACCGGGCCGTGCGCGGAGAGGTGCCGATGCTCACCGCGTGCGCCACCCCCGAGCTCATCGTGGAGATCACGATGCAGCCGGTCCGCCGCTACGGCGTGGACGCGGCCATCTTCTTCAGCGACATCGTGGTGCCGCTCAAGGCGATCGGGATCGACCTGGACATCAAGCCCGGGGTCGGCCCGGTGGTGGCCGAGCCGATCAGGGACGCCGCCGCGATCGAGACGCTGCGCCCCATCGAGCCCGGCGACGTCTCCTACGTCACCGAGGCCGTGCGGGCGCTGACCGGCGAGCTGGGCCCGACCCCGCTCATCGGCTTCGCGGGCGCGCCGTTCACCCTGGCCTCGTATCTCATCGAGGGCGGCCCCTCCAAGAACCACGACCACACCAAGGCCATGATGTACGGCGAGCCGCGTCTGTGGCACGCCATGATGGAGCGACTGACCGGGATCACCCTCGAATTCCTGCGCATCCAGATCGCCGCCGGGGCCTCGGCCGTCCAGCTCTTCGACTCCTGGGTCGGCGCCGTCGCCCCCGAGGACTACCGCGAGTTCGTCCTCCCCCACACCAGCCGCATCTTCGCCGGCCTGGCCGACCTGGACGTCCCCCGCATCCACTTCGGCGTCGGCACCGGCGAGCTGCTCGCCCTGCTCGGTGAGGCCGGGGCCGACGTGGTCGGCGTCGACTGGCGGGTCCCGCTCGACGAGGCCGCCAGGCGGGTCGGGCCGGGCAAGGCCCTGCAGGGCAACCTGGACCCGGCGACGCTGTTCGCCCCCTGGGAGGTCGTCGAGCGCCGCGCGGCCGACATCCTCGCCCGCGGGGCCAAGGCCGAGGGCCACATCTTCAACCTCGGCCACGGCGTGCCGCCTAGCACCGACCCCGACCAGCTCGCCCGCCTCACGGACTTCGTGCACAGGGCCTCGGCCCGCTGA
- a CDS encoding dihydrodipicolinate synthase family protein, with amino-acid sequence MRITLPGGEHTLREPVTWARPPGPAKSRTVYAAAHVVADPLGDNTPGSPAAVDWDATLRFRRHLWSHGLRVADAMDTAQRNMGLDWAATRELIGRSAAEAAAFGDPAALVACGAGTDHAPRAGTLDEVVAAYTEQIETVRNAGAGVVVMASRQLAGIARGPEDYHTVYGKLLSQVDRPVILHWLGEMFDPHLAGYWGSGDVAEATASFLALIGEHAPMVDGVKVSLLDAEHEIGLRAALPEGVRLYTGDDFNYPSLIKSGSHALLGIFDAIAPAAAAALHALDAGDLDGYDEIMDPTVALSRKIFEAPTYNYKTGIVFLAWLNGHQDAFCMVNGAQAARSLPHLSEVFRLADRAGLLADPGLAVSRMRSLLAVHGL; translated from the coding sequence ATGAGGATCACACTGCCCGGCGGGGAGCACACCCTGCGCGAGCCGGTCACCTGGGCCAGGCCCCCCGGTCCCGCGAAGAGCCGCACCGTCTACGCCGCCGCCCACGTCGTCGCCGACCCGCTCGGCGACAACACCCCCGGCTCCCCCGCCGCCGTCGACTGGGACGCCACGCTGCGCTTCCGCCGCCATCTGTGGTCCCACGGCCTGCGGGTCGCCGACGCCATGGACACCGCGCAGCGCAACATGGGCCTGGACTGGGCGGCCACCCGCGAGCTCATCGGGCGCAGCGCCGCCGAGGCGGCGGCCTTCGGCGACCCGGCCGCGCTGGTGGCCTGCGGTGCGGGCACCGACCACGCGCCACGGGCCGGGACGCTGGACGAGGTCGTGGCCGCCTACACCGAGCAGATCGAGACCGTGCGGAACGCCGGCGCCGGCGTCGTCGTCATGGCCAGCCGCCAGCTCGCCGGGATCGCGCGCGGGCCCGAGGACTACCACACGGTCTACGGCAAGCTGCTCTCCCAGGTCGACCGGCCGGTGATCCTGCACTGGCTCGGCGAGATGTTCGACCCGCACCTCGCGGGCTACTGGGGCTCGGGGGACGTGGCCGAGGCCACCGCGTCGTTCCTGGCGCTGATCGGCGAGCACGCGCCGATGGTGGACGGGGTCAAGGTCTCGCTGCTGGACGCCGAGCATGAGATCGGGCTGCGCGCGGCGCTGCCCGAGGGCGTCAGGCTGTACACCGGCGACGACTTCAACTACCCCTCACTGATCAAGTCGGGCAGCCACGCGCTGCTGGGCATCTTCGACGCGATCGCCCCGGCGGCGGCCGCGGCCCTGCACGCGCTCGACGCGGGCGACCTCGACGGCTACGACGAGATCATGGACCCGACGGTTGCCCTCTCACGGAAGATCTTCGAGGCGCCGACCTACAACTACAAGACCGGCATCGTCTTCCTGGCCTGGCTCAACGGCCACCAGGACGCCTTCTGCATGGTCAACGGCGCCCAGGCTGCCCGGTCGCTCCCCCATCTGAGCGAGGTCTTCCGTCTGGCCGACCGGGCCGGGCTGCTGGCCGACCCCGGGCTGGCGGTCTCCCGGATGAGGTCCCTGCTGGCGGTGCACGGACTGTGA
- a CDS encoding sugar phosphate isomerase/epimerase family protein produces MSAETGGGRAVSRFALNQWTTRRWSVAEAVDGCVRHGVEAIGLWRQDVAEQGLDETVELVRDAGLRVSSLCRGGFLTSGDALDDNRRAIDEAAALKAACLVMVVGGLPGVVPGEPLGAISRDLAGARERVAEALAVLAPYAGERGVRLALEPLHPMYCADRAVLSTLGQALDLADPYPVEQVGVVVDTFHVWWDPEVFRQIARAGERIASYQVCDFLSPLPADVLLGRGVMGDGVIDFAPLTTAVTEAGYTGDIEVEIFNADVWAADPDEVLPRIMTRFDELVGG; encoded by the coding sequence GTGAGCGCGGAGACCGGCGGCGGACGGGCCGTGAGCCGTTTCGCGCTGAACCAGTGGACGACCAGGCGGTGGTCGGTGGCCGAGGCCGTCGACGGATGCGTACGGCACGGCGTCGAGGCCATCGGCCTGTGGCGGCAGGACGTCGCCGAGCAGGGGCTGGACGAGACCGTCGAGCTGGTCCGGGACGCCGGGCTACGGGTGTCGTCCCTGTGCCGGGGCGGCTTCCTGACCTCGGGGGACGCGCTCGACGACAACCGCAGGGCGATCGACGAGGCCGCCGCTCTGAAGGCCGCGTGCCTGGTCATGGTGGTCGGTGGCCTGCCGGGCGTGGTCCCCGGCGAGCCCCTGGGCGCGATCTCGCGGGATCTGGCGGGCGCCCGGGAGCGGGTCGCCGAGGCGCTGGCCGTCCTCGCCCCGTACGCCGGTGAGCGCGGGGTCAGGCTGGCCCTGGAGCCGCTCCACCCGATGTACTGCGCCGACCGGGCGGTGCTGTCCACCCTCGGCCAGGCCCTGGACCTCGCGGATCCGTACCCGGTGGAGCAGGTCGGCGTCGTCGTCGACACCTTCCACGTCTGGTGGGACCCGGAGGTCTTCCGGCAGATCGCCAGGGCCGGGGAGCGGATCGCGAGCTACCAGGTGTGCGACTTCCTGTCCCCTCTCCCGGCCGACGTGCTGCTCGGCCGGGGGGTGATGGGCGACGGCGTGATCGACTTCGCACCTCTGACCACGGCCGTGACCGAGGCGGGTTACACCGGGGACATCGAGGTGGAGATCTTCAACGCCGACGTGTGGGCCGCCGATCCCGACGAGGTGCTGCCCAGGATCATGACCAGGTTCGATGAGCTCGTCGGAGGCTGA
- the msrB gene encoding peptide-methionine (R)-S-oxide reductase MsrB, with protein MDKVVKSDAEWRVQLSPEEFHVLRQAGTERPFTGEYVDTKTEGVYSCRACGAELFRSDTKFESHCGWPSFYEPSESEAVTLIEDRSLGMTRVEVRCAACDSHLGHVFHGEGYATPTDDRYCINSVSLRLEPTD; from the coding sequence ATGGACAAGGTGGTCAAGAGCGACGCCGAATGGCGCGTCCAGCTCTCTCCCGAGGAGTTTCACGTTCTCCGCCAGGCGGGCACCGAGCGCCCCTTCACCGGAGAATACGTCGACACCAAGACCGAAGGCGTCTACAGCTGCCGGGCCTGCGGGGCCGAGCTGTTCCGGTCGGACACCAAGTTCGAGAGCCACTGCGGCTGGCCGAGCTTCTACGAGCCGTCGGAGTCGGAGGCGGTGACCCTGATCGAGGACCGCTCGCTCGGCATGACCCGCGTCGAGGTCCGCTGCGCGGCCTGCGACTCCCACCTCGGCCACGTCTTCCACGGCGAGGGCTACGCGACGCCCACCGACGACCGCTACTGCATCAACTCCGTCTCGCTCAGACTGGAGCCCACCGACTGA
- a CDS encoding Gfo/Idh/MocA family protein: MSPRSIGVVMNGVTGRMGYRQHLVRSVLAINEQGGVALSDGSRVTLKPVLVGRSPEKLARLAAEHGIADWTTDLDAALADDGNLIYFDAQVTQARVKAVLKAIEAGKHIYAEKPTAETFEEALALAEAATARGVKNGVVQDKLFLPGLLKLKRLIDGGFFGRILSVRGEFGYWVFEGDWQAAQRPSWNYRAEDGGGIVLDMFPHWAYVLENLFGRVRSVYAQAVTHIPERVDEEGRTYPATADDAAYGVFELENGIVAQINSSWNVRVHRDELVEFQVDGTHGSAVAGLRDCRVQHRATTPKPVWNPDLPVTARFRDGWQEVPDNADFDNGFKIQWEMFVRHVIEDAPFPHDFASGARGVRLAELGLRSSAEGRRLPVEP, encoded by the coding sequence ATGTCCCCGCGAAGCATCGGCGTCGTGATGAACGGCGTCACCGGCCGGATGGGCTACCGCCAGCACCTGGTCCGATCGGTCCTGGCGATCAACGAGCAGGGCGGCGTGGCGCTGTCCGACGGCAGCCGGGTCACGCTCAAGCCCGTACTGGTGGGCCGGAGCCCGGAGAAACTCGCCAGGCTCGCCGCCGAGCACGGCATCGCCGACTGGACCACCGACCTGGACGCGGCCCTGGCCGACGACGGCAACCTCATCTACTTCGACGCCCAGGTCACCCAGGCCCGGGTGAAGGCCGTGCTGAAGGCGATCGAGGCGGGCAAGCACATCTACGCCGAGAAGCCGACCGCGGAGACCTTCGAGGAGGCACTGGCGCTGGCCGAGGCCGCGACCGCCAGAGGCGTGAAGAACGGCGTCGTGCAGGACAAGCTCTTCCTGCCGGGACTGCTCAAGCTCAAGCGCCTGATCGACGGCGGCTTCTTCGGCCGGATCCTGTCGGTGCGCGGCGAGTTCGGCTACTGGGTCTTCGAGGGGGACTGGCAGGCCGCGCAGCGCCCCTCGTGGAACTACCGCGCCGAGGACGGCGGCGGCATCGTGCTGGACATGTTCCCGCACTGGGCCTACGTGCTGGAGAACCTGTTCGGCCGGGTCCGGTCGGTCTACGCCCAGGCCGTCACCCACATCCCCGAGCGGGTGGACGAGGAGGGCAGGACCTACCCGGCCACCGCCGACGACGCCGCCTACGGCGTGTTCGAGCTCGAGAACGGCATCGTGGCCCAGATCAACTCCTCCTGGAACGTCAGGGTGCACCGGGACGAGCTGGTGGAGTTCCAGGTGGACGGCACGCACGGCAGCGCGGTCGCGGGGCTGCGCGACTGCCGCGTCCAGCACCGCGCCACCACCCCCAAGCCGGTCTGGAACCCCGACCTCCCCGTCACCGCGCGCTTCCGCGACGGCTGGCAGGAGGTGCCCGACAACGCCGACTTCGACAACGGCTTCAAGATCCAGTGGGAGATGTTCGTCCGCCACGTGATCGAGGACGCGCCGTTCCCGCACGACTTCGCCTCCGGCGCGCGCGGCGTCCGCCTCGCCGAGCTGGGCCTGCGCTCCTCCGCCGAGGGCCGCCGCCTGCCGGTGGAGCCCTGA
- the hemQ gene encoding hydrogen peroxide-dependent heme synthase → MRTTDGNPRPKARDLNQVIRYTMWSVFKLTERCPGNREGMADEVDDLLAQMAEKDVVTRGLYDVTGFRADADFMFWWHAPSAEDLQETYARFRRTDLGLLTEPVWSAMALHRPAEFNKSHIPAFLAEEEARRYVSVYPFVRSLEWYLLDDAERRRMLAEHGKMARDYPDVRANTVACFSLNDYEWMLAFEADDLHRIVDLMRTLRAAEARRHTREETPFFTGIRKPVSELIAALP, encoded by the coding sequence GTGAGGACGACGGACGGGAACCCGCGGCCCAAGGCACGCGACCTGAACCAGGTGATCCGCTACACGATGTGGTCGGTCTTCAAGCTGACCGAGCGCTGCCCGGGCAACCGTGAGGGCATGGCCGACGAGGTCGATGACCTGCTGGCCCAGATGGCGGAGAAGGACGTGGTCACCCGAGGCCTCTACGACGTGACCGGGTTCCGCGCCGACGCCGACTTCATGTTCTGGTGGCACGCGCCGAGCGCCGAGGACCTGCAGGAGACCTACGCCCGTTTCCGCCGCACCGACCTCGGGCTGCTGACCGAGCCGGTCTGGTCGGCGATGGCGCTGCACCGCCCGGCGGAGTTCAACAAGTCGCACATCCCGGCCTTCCTGGCCGAGGAGGAGGCGCGCCGTTACGTCAGCGTCTACCCGTTCGTCCGCTCCCTGGAGTGGTACCTCCTGGACGACGCCGAGCGCCGCCGGATGCTTGCCGAGCATGGCAAGATGGCCCGTGACTACCCGGACGTCCGGGCCAACACCGTCGCCTGTTTCTCCCTGAACGACTACGAGTGGATGCTGGCCTTCGAGGCCGACGACCTGCACCGCATCGTCGACCTGATGCGCACCCTGCGCGCCGCCGAGGCCCGGCGGCACACCCGGGAGGAGACCCCCTTCTTCACGGGGATCCGCAAACCGGTCAGCGAGCTGATCGCCGCCCTGCCGTAG
- a CDS encoding ribonuclease D, which translates to MTDETTIVPLLEPREGIPPVIEDPAGLARVVRAFAEGTGPVAVDAERASGYRYSGRAYLVQLRRAGAGSALIDPTYCPDLSELDTVLAGAEVVLHAASQDLPCLAELGFHPRELFDTELAGRLLGYERVGLGMMVENVLGLKLEKGHSAADWSTRPLPEDWLRYAALDVEVLVELRDVLHEELKTSGKLAWAQEEFASVLAYKSPAPRSDPWRRTSGIHKVRSLRGLAVVRELWTLRDEFARESDIAPGRVLPDSAIVTAALELPRTTKALTEIPPFTGRSARRHLRDWLAAIGRGRALPDSELPQPSTPGDGPPPANRWMDRDPVAARRLAAARAVVAALADEHHMPTENLVQPDAVRRLTWEPPSVIDEGTISARLRELGAREWQIGLTAHPMAKALIRLETKGEI; encoded by the coding sequence GTGACCGACGAGACAACCATCGTTCCGCTGCTGGAGCCGCGAGAGGGAATCCCACCCGTCATCGAGGATCCCGCGGGCCTCGCACGCGTCGTGCGCGCCTTCGCCGAGGGCACCGGCCCGGTCGCCGTGGACGCCGAGCGGGCCTCCGGCTATCGCTACAGCGGCCGCGCCTACCTGGTGCAGCTGCGCCGCGCGGGTGCGGGAAGCGCGCTGATCGACCCGACCTACTGCCCGGACCTGTCGGAGCTCGACACGGTGCTGGCCGGCGCGGAGGTCGTGCTGCACGCGGCCTCCCAGGACCTTCCGTGCCTGGCGGAGCTGGGCTTCCATCCCCGGGAGCTGTTCGACACCGAGCTGGCCGGGAGGCTGCTCGGCTACGAGCGGGTCGGGCTCGGCATGATGGTGGAGAACGTCCTCGGGCTGAAGCTGGAGAAGGGTCACTCGGCCGCCGACTGGTCCACCCGCCCGCTGCCGGAAGACTGGCTGCGCTACGCGGCGCTCGACGTGGAGGTCCTGGTCGAGCTGCGGGACGTCCTCCACGAGGAGCTGAAGACCAGCGGGAAGCTGGCCTGGGCGCAGGAGGAGTTCGCCTCGGTGCTGGCGTACAAGTCACCCGCGCCGCGCTCGGATCCGTGGCGGCGCACCTCCGGGATCCACAAGGTCCGCTCGCTGCGCGGGCTGGCCGTGGTCCGGGAGCTGTGGACGCTCCGCGACGAGTTCGCCCGCGAGTCGGACATCGCCCCCGGCCGGGTCCTGCCCGACTCGGCGATCGTCACCGCAGCCCTGGAGCTGCCCCGCACCACCAAGGCGCTCACCGAGATCCCCCCGTTCACCGGCCGCAGCGCCCGCCGGCACCTGCGCGACTGGCTGGCCGCGATCGGCAGGGGCCGCGCGCTGCCGGACTCGGAGCTGCCGCAGCCCAGCACCCCGGGTGACGGGCCGCCGCCCGCCAACCGGTGGATGGACCGCGACCCGGTCGCCGCCCGGCGGCTGGCCGCCGCCAGGGCCGTGGTGGCCGCCCTCGCCGACGAGCACCACATGCCGACGGAGAACCTGGTCCAGCCCGACGCCGTGCGCCGCCTGACCTGGGAGCCGCCCTCGGTGATCGACGAGGGGACCATCTCCGCCCGGCTGCGCGAGCTGGGCGCCCGGGAGTGGCAGATCGGCCTGACCGCCCATCCGATGGCCAAGGCGCTGATCCGGCTGGAGACCAAAGGCGAGATTTAA
- a CDS encoding DUF3000 domain-containing protein, with product MTLGDAPPAPAAFRRAAATLRPAEVRPEIELEDIPAPQRLAPYSAAIGASVYRDDDELAVGRLIMLFDPDGQRGWDGPFRLVAYVRADMEPEITEDPLLGPVAWSWLTESLDAHGAGYAAAGGTVTRAVSEGFGNKAEDPVTTELELRASWSPLEEDLSGHVAAWCDLMCLAAGIPPLPPDVATLPPRRREDPEPFRT from the coding sequence ATGACCCTCGGTGACGCACCGCCCGCTCCCGCCGCTTTCCGGCGTGCGGCGGCCACTCTGCGCCCTGCCGAGGTCAGACCGGAGATCGAGCTGGAGGACATCCCGGCGCCCCAGCGCCTGGCCCCCTACTCCGCGGCCATCGGCGCGTCGGTCTATCGCGACGACGACGAGCTGGCGGTCGGCCGCCTCATCATGCTCTTCGACCCGGACGGCCAGCGCGGCTGGGACGGGCCGTTCCGCCTGGTCGCCTACGTCCGGGCGGACATGGAGCCGGAGATCACCGAGGATCCGCTGCTCGGCCCCGTCGCGTGGAGCTGGCTCACCGAGTCACTCGACGCGCACGGCGCCGGTTACGCCGCCGCCGGGGGGACCGTCACCCGGGCGGTCTCCGAGGGCTTCGGCAACAAGGCCGAGGACCCGGTGACCACGGAGCTGGAGCTGCGCGCCTCCTGGTCTCCGCTGGAGGAGGATCTTTCCGGCCATGTCGCCGCCTGGTGCGATCTGATGTGCCTTGCGGCGGGTATACCACCCCTGCCACCCGACGTGGCGACCCTGCCGCCACGCCGTCGCGAAGATCCGGAGCCCTTCCGAACGTGA
- the hemG gene encoding protoporphyrinogen oxidase, which translates to MEGNRCHVVVVGGGIAGLAAAWYLRQGGEGVRVTVLDGARRVGGKLLATEVAGVSADAGAEAMLARRPEGKELARMVGLGEELRHPGTTQAAILSRGALRPMPKGHVMGVPSDLASLARSGILSPGGLARVPLDQILPATLVGTDVSVAAYIRARMGGEVVERLIEPLLGGVYAGKADRLSLDATMPRIAIAARSERSLLAATREIAAEAPKDAGPVFTTLRRGMGSLPEAVAAASGAEIRTGVMVREMRRTESGWQLVAGPVPEPEVIEADAVIVATPGPSASRLLAGEAPLAAAELARIDYASMAIVTLAYPREAFPRPPDGSGYLVPPVDGRPIKAATFSSVKWPHLAEADPNLILLRCSIGRLGEEAVLQRDDAELVALAMAEMVEVMGVRGLPRDSRVTRWGGSLPQYDVGHLDRVARIRAAVAAQPGLALCGAAYDGVGIPACVSTARTAAARILDHLDPTGEWQKRADSLTS; encoded by the coding sequence ATGGAAGGCAACCGGTGCCATGTGGTGGTCGTCGGCGGCGGGATCGCGGGGCTGGCCGCCGCGTGGTACCTGCGACAGGGCGGCGAAGGTGTCCGGGTGACCGTGCTAGACGGCGCCCGGCGGGTCGGCGGCAAGCTTCTGGCCACCGAGGTCGCGGGGGTCTCGGCGGACGCCGGGGCCGAGGCGATGCTCGCGCGGCGGCCCGAGGGCAAGGAACTGGCCCGGATGGTCGGCCTGGGCGAGGAGTTACGGCATCCCGGCACCACCCAGGCGGCCATCCTGTCCCGGGGCGCGCTGCGGCCCATGCCCAAGGGACACGTCATGGGCGTCCCGTCCGACCTGGCCTCGCTGGCCAGGTCCGGCATCCTCAGCCCCGGCGGCCTCGCCCGCGTGCCCCTGGACCAGATCCTGCCCGCCACGCTCGTCGGCACCGACGTGTCGGTGGCCGCCTACATCCGCGCCCGGATGGGCGGCGAGGTGGTCGAGCGCCTGATCGAGCCGCTGCTCGGCGGCGTCTACGCCGGCAAGGCCGACAGGCTCTCGCTGGACGCCACGATGCCGAGGATCGCCATCGCGGCCCGTTCCGAGCGGTCGCTGCTCGCCGCCACCCGGGAGATCGCCGCCGAGGCGCCCAAGGACGCCGGGCCCGTCTTCACCACCCTGCGGCGCGGGATGGGCAGCCTGCCCGAGGCCGTGGCCGCGGCCTCCGGCGCGGAGATCAGGACCGGCGTCATGGTCCGGGAGATGCGCCGGACCGAGAGCGGCTGGCAGCTGGTGGCCGGGCCGGTGCCCGAGCCCGAGGTCATCGAGGCCGACGCGGTGATCGTCGCCACCCCGGGGCCGTCGGCGAGCCGCCTGCTCGCCGGTGAGGCGCCTCTGGCCGCCGCGGAGCTGGCCAGGATCGACTACGCCAGCATGGCCATCGTCACCCTCGCCTACCCGCGGGAGGCGTTCCCCCGGCCGCCGGACGGCAGCGGCTACCTCGTGCCGCCCGTCGACGGGCGCCCGATCAAGGCCGCCACGTTCAGCTCGGTCAAGTGGCCGCACCTGGCCGAGGCCGACCCCAACCTGATCCTGCTGCGGTGCTCGATCGGCCGCCTCGGGGAGGAGGCGGTGCTCCAGCGCGACGACGCCGAGCTGGTCGCGCTGGCGATGGCCGAGATGGTCGAGGTCATGGGGGTGCGCGGGCTGCCGCGCGACTCCCGGGTGACCCGATGGGGCGGCTCCCTGCCGCAGTACGACGTGGGTCACCTCGACCGGGTCGCCCGCATCCGCGCCGCCGTCGCGGCCCAGCCGGGTCTGGCCCTGTGCGGCGCCGCCTACGACGGCGTCGGCATCCCGGCCTGCGTCTCCACCGCCCGCACCGCGGCGGCCCGGATTCTGGACCACCTGGACCCCACGGGAGAATGGCAGAAGAGAGCCGATTCGCTGACGAGCTGA